The Geoalkalibacter subterraneus genome contains the following window.
ACATCACCCCCGAAGGGTTGTCCCGCCTGCAGGGCTACAGCTTCCCGGGCAACGTGCGCGAACTGGAAAACATCATCGAGCGCGCCATGATCCTGGCCACAGGTAACGCCCTTTGCACCGACACCCTGCTCCTCGGCGGCATGACGCCCGCACCGGCCCAAACCTCAGGCGGCAAGCCCCTCGCCATGGAAGAGGCGGAGAAGAACCACATCCTCCAGGTGCTCGCCCAATGCGGCGGCCGAAAAGGAGAAGCCGCCGATCTGCTCGGCATCAACAAGAGCACCCTGTGGCGCAAGATGAAACGCTTCGGAATCGAGTAACTATCCCCCGGCTTTGCAGGGGGATAGTTACTCCAAGCTTGGTTCCCAGGATAAATCCAGTCCTTTCTCGGAACTTCGACGGGTTTCTCCTGGGACTCGGGACGAAGCGCAGGTGGCTGGTAGTTCTTCGGGGAAAACGACTGCAGGACATCCTGCAGGCGTTCCTTGCCGAACTCCCGAATGGCCAGTTCCTGCATGGCGTTGAATCTCTGCCGTAGCTTGTTCCAGGCATCGTCGGGGAGCTTCCCGGCCTTGTGCGCGGCTTGGGTGGTGGCCATGCGGGAACGTAGCCAGGCAAAGTATTCAGGCGACAGACGGCGACACAGCGTGCCGTCGATCTCCATGTCTTCAGGCCAGTCGCGTGCGTCTTCGATCTCGTGGACGTTGAGCCCAGTGGAGACATAGATTGCGGGCTGCGGTGGTATTTGGGGAATGTCTCTCACGCTGGACTGGAATTTCTCTGGTGGGAGCCGCCGAAACAGTGAGTCAAAAAAATATTTCAGCCCATAGGGGGTGAGACCTCTGGATTTACCACCGCAACCACCGCAAAGGCCATGAAAGCCTTGCCTGGCAATGGTTTGGCGTGCGGTGGTTATCCACCGCAAGGGACAGCGGTGTTCACCGCACCACCGCAAAAGAAAAGGACGCCCGAGAGCGTCCTGGATGATTGGGTCAGTATGGCGTGGAATCAGAGATTGGCGGTCTTGACGATCCGGCACTCGAAGTTCTTGGTGTGGGCGTTGCGCTGCCGGTCGATGTCAAACCCGGCGTCCCGGATGACGTCCAGGTCGTTGCTGATGCGCCGACCGAGCTGGGCGGGCTTCTTGTATTCGAACTCGAGGTTGAATTCCCGGCCGACCCTGCGCAGCGCCGCGAGCAGCCGTCCCGCCGACACCGCAGCCGAAGCAGTACCAGCCCTGTTTGTCGAGCATCACGTGCAGCGACAGGCGCGACTGGCTCTGATGGTTGGGGCAGTCGCACATCAAGCGCTGGCCGGTCTCCTGGGTGATCCGTCCCGGCAGGAGTTCCCGGGCCACGTCACCGATGTCCATCTCGGTGACGAGCCGGTAATACTCCCTGACGTTATCCGTTCCGCCCATACTCATTCGGCCTCCGCGACACGGGCGAAATCGGCATCCGCGTGCTGGGCTGCGTCCAGAAACAGGGGCAAAAAGGTCCGGCGGTCATCCACCTGGCAACGCTTGGCGCAGTTCTGGATGCCCCAATGGTCACCCAGGACAATGGCGGTGCGCCGGGCGCGGTTCACCCCGGTGTAGAGCAGATTGCGGTGGTGCATGAAGGAATGCGCCTTGTGGACCACCACCACGGCGCAGGGGAACTCGGAGCCCTGGGTTTTGTGAATGGTGAGCGCATAGGCGAGCTGCAGATCCTGCAGGTCGGGCGAACTCTTCTCCAGCTCTACCGGCATGCCGTCGAAGTCGATGACCAGGGTGGCGTTCGCGAGGACATCGACCACATAGCCGATGGCCCCGTTCATCACGTTCAGGTCGTAGTTGTTCCGGGTCTGGATGACCTTGTCGTGCTTGAGAAACGGGGCGCGGCGGCCCATGAAAAACACTGTGCCGCCTGAATCCGGCTCAGGCACCTGGCCGATAAGGGGCGCGAATATCTCAGTCTTGTCCCGACAGGTCAGGGCAAAGGCTTCTCGGTTACTGGATTGCCCGGGAAACGGTGGTCATCGAAGGTTGTTCGGGATGAGGAAACCACGCTTTCTATCTCTCGTCATTCCCAACCAGTCGAGCCCCCATTTCGAAGGCCTTCGCACAGTCGAGGGGAAACACTTCCTTCCGTCTCTGGGCTTTTTTCTCAGGGTCAAACCGTGGAGCATAAACCTTTGAGTAGTCTTCGAACTGGTAGGTATCATAACTACACAGTGTCTCTGAAACTCCAAATATCATTTTCAGGATCATCTCAGTGGTGCTGATGTGATGGTCAAACCCCAGTTCTTCAGCCATCTCCTCGGTTGCACCCAGGGTGTAGATAGAACCGGTCTTGATTTTTCTGGGAAAGAGCGACTCAGTTGGGTCCGTATAGGTCAGAAATGGAAAAACCAGGCGTTCCAAAAACGCTCTCATCTGAGCTGTTGATGTTCCCAAATAGATCGGTGACCCGAAGATAAGTGACTGAGCATCCAGAACCTTCTTTAAGATGGGTGTCAGGTCATCCTTTACCGCGCATCTGCCATAGCTTTTCCCGTTCATCATCTTGCATGAGAAACAACTTATGCATCCTTTATAGTTCAGATCATACAGATGGATGAGCTCGGTTTCAGCGCCCTTCGAAGATGCACCTTCCAAGGCTTTTCCAAGCAGGGTCGCTGTGTTCCACTTTTTTCTGGGACTTCCGTTGAATGCTATGACCTTCATGCTCAAATCCTCCTGTGAATTTACCGTTTGCAAAACCGCTGAAAGAGAAACAGATGTCGGTGGGGATATTGCAATTCATGCCAAGCAACTGGCACATGGCTGGCTCCGTAATTCGGATTGCAGACTGGCGTAAAACCATGGATAGCAGGCTTTAACACCAGTACTTGAGAAAAGATGAGCTTTCTGATGCCGGAGAAAATCCGGCACCAACTCCGCTGTAAACTGGACCGTTTTTTCTATTCCAGCGCAATCACTGGCCCAGTCCCATACACCTGAAAACGCAGATAAGAAAGCACTGTTGATTTACTCCGAATCAAACTCAAGAGAATGTTCTATCCGGATGCAGCCAGTTACGCTCATGGCTGCGGGACACTTTTCGATGTAATTCTCCATTGCCGAAGAGATTGTCAAACTCTATAAACGCCGCTGGGACATCGAGGTGTTCTTCAAGATCTCAAAGAGCTATTTGCGCTTGGCCAAAGAGTTCCAGAGCCGTAGCTACGATGCGTTGGTTGCCCATACAACGATTGTGTTTGCCCGTTATATCATGCTGGAATTGGCCAGGCGTTCGGCAAAAGACCCAAGAACGCTGGGCAGCCTGTTCCATGCCGGGTGCGATGAGTTGCGGCAAACCAGTTTTGCCGAAGCCGTCACCTTGTTGTTGACCTCGTTGCGGCAGTTGATTAAGGGGTTCGGCGATAAAATCGCGGCACCAATCGCGCAGGCCTTGGACGCATTTTGGGCGCAAATGCCGAGCTTATTGCGAAGGCCGATGCTACTTCCAGCCTGTATTTTTTAAAAGATCAATGTGATATCAAACTATTACGCCGCTTGGGGCGGTGCGAAAGTTGAGTTAAAAACAAAATATAAGCACTAAGACTGGGTCAATTCAATCTACAGTCTCAGGAATTTATCATGTTCGCTCTCAACATCTCACGATAGTACCCGTCATGCTTCGGTGAGGAGATAATCGTCTTGATACTCATATCCACGCGCTTTTGCGAACGATATAGTTGGAAGATGTAGCCTGACATGCGGGTGTCGCCGATGATCAAGTATCCGCTTATCTTCCCTTCCACCATGTATACCCGGCGCCAGATGTCCCCCTGTTGCCAAGTGACCGGCTCGCCGCTGAAGCTGCCAGCTGAAACAATCGGGAAGTCGATATGTTTTTTCAACACATTGGTGTTGATCGAACCGGCATATTCACCGTCACCCTGGACCAGATGGCGGGCGGCGGTGCGTGCCTGAGCCATGGCGTTGGGATAGGTGGCGTAAATTCCGTCTTTACCGGTGACCAAGTGCGGGGTGATCGCTACATCGCCAGCGCAGTAGATGGTCGGGTCCGCCAGCATCTGCGGGGAAACGGTCACCCCTTTGTCTTGTCCGGTCATTGCCTCTGAATTTGGAGAGACGCCGATGGCGATTATCAACAGTGTGGTCTCCATGCTGCCGCCGTCAGAGAAGCTGACTCCGGTCAACTGCCCGTGGTCGGCTGTGATGCCGTCAACCGTGGCTTTAAGGCGGATGTTTATCCCGGTCTTCTCCCGTAGTTTGTCGGTGGCAAAGTGGCCGCCATCCTCATCGGTCATCTGGGAGAGTACGCGGGTATTGCGATGCACTAGGGTGATCTCAAGACCACGGTGCCAGAGGGCCAGGGCCGCATCCACACCGATGAAACCACCGCCGAACACCACGGCTCTGGTGACATTATGTTCAAGAACATAACGATCAATTGCCACCATGTCGGTCAGGGTCTTGAAGCCGAAGACTCCGCTGGTATCCAGCCACTCAGGGTTGGGATACCAGCTTTTGGCGCCGGTTGCATAGAAGAGGCGGTCGTAACTTTCGCTCTTTCCAGACGCGGTGGTGATCAAGCGTCGTTCCGGGTCGACCGACACCACCGGACTCCCCAAGCGGCTGGTGACCCCATATCTTTCATAGAAGTCACTCCCCTTCCAGTAAACCGTATCGAGCGGTTCACCGGCCAGGAAAAATGGGATCACACAGGGTGAATAGGGGGGGTAATTCTCATCTCCGACCATGGTGATCGGGCCTTCGAACCCCTCCAGCCGCAAGCGTTGGACAAATTCAGCCGCAGCCATCCCGGTGCCGACAGTAACGACCTTCATCGTTCCTCTCCACTACGACGTTGACACTCCTTGCGGCGCAGTTCTCGAAAAAGCTCCAGCAGCGGAGGCATCCGGTCGTCTTTCCCTAATAGATATTGTTTCAGCCCGCTGCGTGCCCTGCCGCCTCTGATATCTTCTAAATCGCCGTAGATCAAGGCGCCGGAATGGCAGGCTTCGACACAAGCCGGTTGCCCTCCTTGCTTGATCCGGTCATTACAGAGGTCGCATTTGTAGGCCACATCCCTGCCGTATTTGGCGCGATGGGTCTCCTTGAAGGCGATAGCGTCAAAGGGGCAAACCATGGCGCACATTGCACAGGCTTTACACATATCTGGGTTCAACAGTACCGCGCCGCTCGTCTCGTCACGGGTAATGGCGCCCGAGGGACAGGCGTCAAGACAGTCGGCAGGTGAACAGTGGCGGCAGGAGAGCGGGAAGGCTTCGTGCTCGACACCGAGCACCCGCACATTGATCTGCGTTTTGGTGTCACCCAGCATTCCGAAAAGGTTGTGGCTCGGGTGATGTTCAATGGCGCAGACCGTTTCACACGCCTTGCAGGCCATACATTTCTTGTAATCGACAAACACTTTTTTCATGGTGTTCCTCCCATGTCAGTGTGAATGATTTTCTGCGCATTCGCAGGTGTGCGACCCAAGGCGGGAGGCAAGGGCCGCGACAGCAGCCCCGTAGTCGCTATCCTTCATATCCATGATCCTAGTGACCGCTGGTTCGAGTGTTTCAAGCCGTGGCTCGAATGGCAGCAGGAATACGGAATTGAAGTTTTGCGCCAGACCGGTACCAATGTAATCGTCGAAGCGGGCCATCTTTTCTGCGGTCCCCTGGTTGCCACGGTTGATGACCAAGGAAACATGGGCAATGCCGGACTCCCGCGCAAGCTTGGCGGAATGTTCGGCCACGGTTAAAGCGTTGAAAGTGTCGTCGGAGACGACCAGACAGTGATTAAAGCCTTTGGCCAGCGCCCGGCCAAAATGCTCTACTCCGGCCTGGGTGTCGAGCAGAATCGCCTCGTTGTCACGTAGCGCCAGATGGCGGATGGTGGAATCAAGCAGTACGTTTTCGGCGCAGAGGCAGCCGCCACCAGCCTGCTTGACAGTCCCCATCACCAGCAGGTTGAGGTTGTTGGAAACGTTAACTCCGAAGCGTTTCACCACGTCGTTGACGTCCGGATTCAGTTTAAACATCGCACCCCAACCGCTAGCACCGGGGCGGATGCCGGTCTTCTCCTCGATATAGCCATGGTTCAGATTAAGCGGAACAATTTTGCCCGCAGCCTCAATACCCAGGCCAAGCGCATGAGGGAGGTTCATCTGCGGGTCTTCATCCACCGCCAGCACCATGACTCCATTGCGTGCCAGTTGCGTGGCAAGACAGGAAGTCAGGGTGGTTTTCCCAACCCCCCCCTTGCCGGTGATCACGACGCGAAATCCGTTACCTTGACACATAGAGACTTCACCTTAACAGTTAATGTTAAATCGACAGCGCCGCGCGGCGTTCCATGATGATCGCTTCCATCTTGTCGGCGGCAACGAGCGGATCTTCCTCAACAAAGAAGTAGCCCCCCAGTAAATCCTTGGCACCCTCAGTGAGAATACTGGTGACAGCTGGACTACCGAGGATCGGCGGCAGTGGCCAGAGGTGTACCGGGATTCCGCTGCCCACAAAGTAGGAACCGATGGCGACCGCTTTTTCAGTGGTCCATTCCGGTGCCGAGCCGACCAGCGGCAATTGGGAGATGTCCAGGTCGAGATGGTCAGCAATCGCTCCGGCCAACACCAGCATCCGCGAACAGTCCACGCACGATCCCATATGCAGTACCGGCGGGATGCCGAGCTGCTTGCAGACGGCCTTGAGGCCGTCACCGGCCAACTCCTGGGCCGAGAGATCCATCAATCCGGCCTTGGCCGCTCCGATTGCCCAGCAGCCGGTGCCGATCACCAGGATATCGCGTTTGATCAGTTCGGCGGTCAACTGGCGGTGAAATAAATCCTGCTGCACCTTGACGTTGTTGCACCCGACAATTCCGGCTACCCCTTTGATCGTGCCGTTCAGGATCAGATCGATCAGCGACTTGGGCGTACCCCCCAACGCCTTGAGAATTTCTTCCACCGTAAATCCAACCATGGCGGTTGCAGTATGTTCGGGGATATTGATGCGGTTTTTGTTGCGCCGCGGGAAGGCGGCGATCGCCTCATTGAGTATTTTCAGTGAGATGGCGTCGGCCTGATCCTCATGGAACTGGATGTGGACTGCGCCGGGGATCTTGGCCTGGTCACTGGTGGTGATGAAGCGGGTATGAAAGCAGGAGGCCAAATCGGCCAGGGCCGGATAGATGCACTGTACGTCCACCACCATGGCGTCCACAGCCCCGGTCATGATCGCCAGTTCGCTGTGCGCCTCGTTGCCAGCCATGCCGACCCCTTGGCGCAGCAGCACCTCGTTACCGGTGCAACAGAGACCGACGATATTCACCCGCGTCGCGCCAGCGACAACCGCAGCCTGATGGATTTCCGGTTTCTGGGCCATTTCGACTATTTTTGCCGAAAGAATCGGCTCATGGCCATGAATAACGACATTGACGCTGTCGATCTCAAGCACGCCCAGATTGGCTTTTATCGTTTTGATGGTCGGCGTGCCGAGCAGGATGTCCTGCACCGAGGTGGCGATCATCGAACCACCCCAGCCGTCAGCGAGGGAACAGCGAATGCTCTGGGCGATCAGGGAGAGCGGGTCGGCATCACACCCGAAGTGGGTACGATGGAGGATATCGACCGCCTCGCGGTCAATGCCGCGCGGCAGCAGACCGATCACGGAGCCAGTGCTTTCCAAAAGGGTCTTTTCCAGGTTCTTCAGATGCTGATAGCGCTTTTTCGGCATGAACTTTTTCAGAAAGATGATCGGTTCATCGTCCTGTTTGCCAAAACAGTTGATGGCGGCATCGGCCAGGTCATTGGCAATCTCCGGGAACCCTCGCCCCTCGGTGGGGATGCCGATCCGGGTGGCGACAGCCACCAGCTTGTCCGTATCGGTCAGCTGATAATTGGTGTTGGCACCTGTTGCCACGGCTTTCAGCAGCAGAGCGGCCTTGCGGCCGTGATCAGAATGGGAGGAGGAACCGGCCGCGGCCATACGCGCCAAGTTGCGCGCCACGATGGTATCGGCGGTTGCACCGCAGACACCCTGAGTAGGGCCCTCTCCGAACGGATCGATCCGGCATGGTCCCATCGAACAAATCTTGCAGCAGGTGCCAAGCTGGCCGTAACTGCACTGTGGCTGCTGTTTCTCATAGCGACTCCACTGGTTGTCGTACTGCTCTCTGTCAGCAATCGCCAACATCTCCACCGCCACCGGATCTGCGCTCCGGTGATCATGTTTTCCGCATCCTGCGTCGCACGTAGACATAGTAGAATCCTCCCTTAATCTATTAGTAACTGATCTTGACAAAAAGTATACTGAACATAGATACACGTGGAAAAGCAGGAACTTGTGAAATGCCTCAGGGGTATGTAAAGGGAGGGCAAATGTGAGTGAAAGTTATTTGATGCCGATTTCGACCAGGAATTCCTGAAGTTTGTTGCGACTGATTGGCAGGCAGAGATCTCTCCCCTTGACGTTCACGGTGCACTCTAGTCGCTCCCGGTTTACTTTAATTACTTTGGAAATATTGATCAGATAGCTGCGGTGAGTCCGGAAGAAACTATCGTCCGGCAGACGTTTGGCGATAGAGCCAATGGCCATGCCGCAGTGATACTCACCTGATTCGGCGTAGATCTGAGCATAGATGTTATCTGCCTTGATGTAGATGATCTCCTCCGGCTTGAGCAGGCGGAGATCCCCATTTGAGGTGACTGGCACCCGAAAGAGTTTACGTTTCGACAAGATAAGCTGGGTGATGTCGTAGAAGGTGGCGCAGAGTTGGTCCTCGACCATGTCGCGGTTTACCAGAGGGGTCAGTTTAATCAGCAAATAGCGATCCAGGCCGTCATGACGAATCATTTTCAGCGACAGCGGAATCTGGCGTTTCGATTCCCCTGCCAGGCGCAGCATGTCGCCGACCTTTGCGCGATCCTTTTCGTGGTGAAAGCCGAGGATGTCCGTCTGAAAGAGCCGTTCGACAGGTATTCCCCCAAACATCAGGAAAAACATGCGGTTGATATGCGAGATCGAATGGTCACTGTTGAGAATCACGACCCCCGGTTCAAGGCTTTCGATCATACTGATAAGGCTGCGACTGCTCATGAATTGATCCTGAGAGGGAACAGGCCACTCAATTGAGAAGTTGCCATTGTGACCTTCCCTCGAAATTGTGGACAGTCCGAAAAGCTGCTAAAACAGCACAAGGAGGACTGGTATGGTTTAGAAGGGAAAGCGTTATACCCGTGAAATTAAGATCGAGACGGTACATTTGTAACTGGCATTGATCACTCCGTAACCGATGTGGCCAGAGATCTGGCAATCCCCCCCCCAAAACACGCTTTACAAATGGATTCACCAGTACGGCGAGAATCCCGTTGAATTTTGGGAACCACATCTATTTATCCCATGATAAGTAACCAGTCAAGAACACGGGCGACAGGTGTAAAGGTAGTTGTCAATTCTATCCGATAAGTTATGTCAGCAATATATGATCTATGAAAAGCATGGGGATTGCCCAATTATTAAATACCCTGGCCTACAGTAACCTGCCCGGTTTCCGGGATCGTTTAGAGAATATCCTGGAAAATACCAAGGGCGTTGCTGATGGTGCCACTCAAGTCTTTACAGGATCTTCAATAATTATGCGCAGCCGCTTTCCAAGAGCAGCGGTTGCTTGTTCCAAAGTTTTGAGCGTAACGGCAGTGTTCTGCGGGTCAAGAAGTCGGTTGACCGCCGCCCGGGAGGTGTGCATTTTGGCTGCCATTTCGGTCTTGGTCAGACGTTGATTCTCCATCTCCTGGTGGATCTGGTAGGCCAAAATCCTCTTAGCTGCGGTTGCCTCGACCTCGCCCAGGATGCCTTCCTCAGTAAGGAAGCTATCAAAATCGCTACCGATATTTTTATGAGTTGCCATCGATTTCAGCCTTTCTTTTGCGTGCCAGTTTCATGTCGTCATCCGGAGTTTGCTGGGTCTTCTTTATGAAGCCGTGAAGGAGGATGATCTGAGGGCCATGGGTGCAAAAAAGAACGCGAGCGATACGGTTTGCCAGCCTGGAGCGCACCTCGAAAAGCCCCTCTCCTAAAGGTCGCACCAAAGGCATGCCGAGGGGCCAGCCCCACTGGACAGTCTTGATGTCCTCACCGATGATCTTCCGTTCCTCCTGTGGCAAATCCTTTAACCACTCGCGGACGGGTTCTCTACCACTGTCCTGCCGAAAAAATTTCACTTGTAGTGGTTTTGGAGTTTCCATGACAGCCTAATTGTATCAAAATTGATACGAATGGCAAGAAAAAACAACGAGAAAGGAGGAAGTCATGGGAATGAGAGTTGGGTACGCACGGGTGAGTTCATCAGGGCAAAAACTGGATCTTCAAATGGACCGGCTGGCCGACTGCGACCGCATCTACCATGAGAAGGCATCGGCCGCTTCAGCGAAGGGCCGACCAGAACTGCAAAAGGCTCTCGATTTTGTCCGGGATGAGGATGTTTTCGTGGTCACCAAGCTCGACCGCTTGGCAAGATCAGTAGTCGACCTGGCCGGAATTGTCCAGAAACTCGAAGCAAAGAATGTCGACCTAGTCGTCCTGGACCAGGGGTCGACACGACAACTATGTATGGCCGGCTTCAGTTTAATATCCTTGCCGCGATCGGTGAGTTCGAGCGGGAGCTGATCAAAGAACGATCCATGGAGGGGCGCCTCAAGGCCATCGCCCGCGGAGTGAAGTTTGGCGCCAAGCCGAAATTGACCAAGCAGGAGATCGCGGAGTTGGTCAGGGACTTCGAAGCGCCGGGGTGCAGCAAAACATTAATTGCCGAACATTAGTAAACGTCAACTGACACCATCTTGATCAGGCGAGTGTATCGCGGCATTCTTCTGCTTGGCTGCCAACCATCGATCCGGTAGCAGTTCATGGATGCGCCGGGCGGGATGCCCCATAATGCGGCGCAAAACATCTTCAAGGTAGGTTTGCGGATCGATGCCCAGATTTCGGCAGGTCTGCACCAGGGAGAGCAGAACCGCACTGGCCCGGCCGCCGTTTTCGCTGCCAACGAACAACCAGTTTTTGCGCCCGATGGTCAGGGGGCGGATGGCGCGCTCGGCGACGTTGTTGTCCAGCCGGGCATCGGGATGATTCAGATAATTTTCAAAATGCGGGGCAAGGCTCAGATAGTAGTTCAGCGCCTGGTGGAATTTGGACTTGGGCAAGATTCCACCGGCCAGCACCCGTTCTTTGATAATCTGCGTCAGCTCATCTAAAATCGGCTTTTCGAGCTCGCGCCGGATGCGCAGCCGCTGCTTGGGAGTGCGCGCCCAGGCCACGCGCTCAAGCAGAAACAGATAGCGGATCTTGCGTAGAATGAGGCCGCGCAACTCGGGATCGCCGCTTTCGGCCTCGACGAACTTGCGGCGCACGTGCGCCATACACGGACACCAGTCGATTCCCTCGCGCTGGGCGAGCTTTTCATAGGCGCCGTACTTATCCGAATGCAGCAGTCCCTTGAACTCTTTGAGAGTCTTCTCGGGATGCGCATGGTTGCGATTGCGGTGAAACTCGAAGAAGCGGTAAGGCGGATCACCGCCTCCACCGCCGGCATAGACCCACATATAAGCCTGCTTGCAGCGCCCCTTGCCTTTTTCCTGCAGGCGAATCGGGCTTTCATCGGCAAAAAACGACGCCGCTTTGCAGAATCCGGGACTTCATAGCCTCATAGAGCGGGGAAAGCCCCTCGCCAAGCGTCAGAACCCACTTGGAGAGGGTCTGGCGGCTGATGTGAATCTGCGAGCGCCCCAGGATTTCCACCAGACGGTTCAGCGGCAGGTGGTCGGCGAATTTGGCATTCAGAACATAGGCGAGCAGACTCTCGTCAGCCGCACAGCGCTCGATGACCGCCTCGGGCAAAGAGGCCGTGCGCACACCCAGATCGGGATGGTTGCGCGAGGCATATTTGGGCCGCACATACTCGATGATGTAGAACTGCTCGGCCGTGCGCGCCAGCTTGCGCGAGATCTCTTCTCCGATGCACACCAGGGGCTCGCCGGTTTGCGGACAGGTTTTCTCATGCGCCGCCACATCGAGCTCGACCCGTTTGACCGGAAGGTCATCGGGGTAGCTCAGCGTATCGGCGCCACGATTTCTAGCCGGCTTTCGCCGCGTATAGTGGATCTCCTGCGTTTTTTCCTGGGGCAGCGACGCCGCGATCTGGTCGCCAAAATCCAGCGGCAGGGTCTGGCTGTCCGGGTTGCCCACGATGCGCTCGCTTCGGCGGCCGAAGAGCTGTTTCTGCATCCAGGCGAGCTGCTCGCTTAGCAGCGCAACCTGCGCCTGCAGAGCCGCGATGTCGGCATCTTTTTGCCGCAGAAGATCGTGGACGCACGACGTGTCCGCCTTGGTGTCATCCTCATTCAACATGGCGAAAATACTAACACAAATCGGCATTAAAGGGAAGAGGTAACGCCTCATTTCGGCAAGGAAAATCGCCTGCTCAGCCGCTTTGGCGTCACCCCCTCGAGCAGCAGAACGAACTGCTGGCGAGTGAGCACATCGCGGCCACCGAAACAGTCCGGGAAGCTGCCCTGTTCCAGACGCTTGTACCAGATGGCAAAGCCGTCGCCCTCCCAATATAGGATCTTGATCAGGTTGCGACGGCGGTTGAGAAACAGAAAAAGCGAACCGGTCAGTAGCTTGCCGGGAAAGGCCGCCTCGACAAGCGCGCTTAGCCCCTCGAAGCTCTTGCGCATATCGACGGGCTGGTCGCAGAGGTGAATGGGCTGGCAGCCGGAG
Protein-coding sequences here:
- a CDS encoding ATP-binding domain-containing protein: MGRRAPFLKHDKVIQTRNNYDLNVMNGAIGYVVDVLANATLVIDFDGMPVELEKSSPDLQDLQLAYALTIHKTQGSEFPCAVVVVHKAHSFMHHRNLLYTGVNRARRTAIVLGDHWGIQNCAKRCQVDDRRTFLPLFLDAAQHADADFARVAEAE
- a CDS encoding flavodoxin family protein, translated to MKVIAFNGSPRKKWNTATLLGKALEGASSKGAETELIHLYDLNYKGCISCFSCKMMNGKSYGRCAVKDDLTPILKKVLDAQSLIFGSPIYLGTSTAQMRAFLERLVFPFLTYTDPTESLFPRKIKTGSIYTLGATEEMAEELGFDHHISTTEMILKMIFGVSETLCSYDTYQFEDYSKVYAPRFDPEKKAQRRKEVFPLDCAKAFEMGARLVGNDER
- a CDS encoding NAD(P)/FAD-dependent oxidoreductase produces the protein MKVVTVGTGMAAAEFVQRLRLEGFEGPITMVGDENYPPYSPCVIPFFLAGEPLDTVYWKGSDFYERYGVTSRLGSPVVSVDPERRLITTASGKSESYDRLFYATGAKSWYPNPEWLDTSGVFGFKTLTDMVAIDRYVLEHNVTRAVVFGGGFIGVDAALALWHRGLEITLVHRNTRVLSQMTDEDGGHFATDKLREKTGINIRLKATVDGITADHGQLTGVSFSDGGSMETTLLIIAIGVSPNSEAMTGQDKGVTVSPQMLADPTIYCAGDVAITPHLVTGKDGIYATYPNAMAQARTAARHLVQGDGEYAGSINTNVLKKHIDFPIVSAGSFSGEPVTWQQGDIWRRVYMVEGKISGYLIIGDTRMSGYIFQLYRSQKRVDMSIKTIISSPKHDGYYREMLRANMINS
- a CDS encoding 4Fe-4S dicluster domain-containing protein, producing MKKVFVDYKKCMACKACETVCAIEHHPSHNLFGMLGDTKTQINVRVLGVEHEAFPLSCRHCSPADCLDACPSGAITRDETSGAVLLNPDMCKACAMCAMVCPFDAIAFKETHRAKYGRDVAYKCDLCNDRIKQGGQPACVEACHSGALIYGDLEDIRGGRARSGLKQYLLGKDDRMPPLLELFRELRRKECQRRSGEER
- a CDS encoding AAA family ATPase, which codes for MCQGNGFRVVITGKGGVGKTTLTSCLATQLARNGVMVLAVDEDPQMNLPHALGLGIEAAGKIVPLNLNHGYIEEKTGIRPGASGWGAMFKLNPDVNDVVKRFGVNVSNNLNLLVMGTVKQAGGGCLCAENVLLDSTIRHLALRDNEAILLDTQAGVEHFGRALAKGFNHCLVVSDDTFNALTVAEHSAKLARESGIAHVSLVINRGNQGTAEKMARFDDYIGTGLAQNFNSVFLLPFEPRLETLEPAVTRIMDMKDSDYGAAVAALASRLGSHTCECAENHSH
- the cooS gene encoding anaerobic carbon-monoxide dehydrogenase catalytic subunit — encoded protein: MSTCDAGCGKHDHRSADPVAVEMLAIADREQYDNQWSRYEKQQPQCSYGQLGTCCKICSMGPCRIDPFGEGPTQGVCGATADTIVARNLARMAAAGSSSHSDHGRKAALLLKAVATGANTNYQLTDTDKLVAVATRIGIPTEGRGFPEIANDLADAAINCFGKQDDEPIIFLKKFMPKKRYQHLKNLEKTLLESTGSVIGLLPRGIDREAVDILHRTHFGCDADPLSLIAQSIRCSLADGWGGSMIATSVQDILLGTPTIKTIKANLGVLEIDSVNVVIHGHEPILSAKIVEMAQKPEIHQAAVVAGATRVNIVGLCCTGNEVLLRQGVGMAGNEAHSELAIMTGAVDAMVVDVQCIYPALADLASCFHTRFITTSDQAKIPGAVHIQFHEDQADAISLKILNEAIAAFPRRNKNRINIPEHTATAMVGFTVEEILKALGGTPKSLIDLILNGTIKGVAGIVGCNNVKVQQDLFHRQLTAELIKRDILVIGTGCWAIGAAKAGLMDLSAQELAGDGLKAVCKQLGIPPVLHMGSCVDCSRMLVLAGAIADHLDLDISQLPLVGSAPEWTTEKAVAIGSYFVGSGIPVHLWPLPPILGSPAVTSILTEGAKDLLGGYFFVEEDPLVAADKMEAIIMERRAALSI
- a CDS encoding LytTR family transcriptional regulator DNA-binding domain-containing protein, with translation MSSRSLISMIESLEPGVVILNSDHSISHINRMFFLMFGGIPVERLFQTDILGFHHEKDRAKVGDMLRLAGESKRQIPLSLKMIRHDGLDRYLLIKLTPLVNRDMVEDQLCATFYDITQLILSKRKLFRVPVTSNGDLRLLKPEEIIYIKADNIYAQIYAESGEYHCGMAIGSIAKRLPDDSFFRTHRSYLINISKVIKVNRERLECTVNVKGRDLCLPISRNKLQEFLVEIGIK
- a CDS encoding XRE family transcriptional regulator translates to MATHKNIGSDFDSFLTEEGILGEVEATAAKRILAYQIHQEMENQRLTKTEMAAKMHTSRAAVNRLLDPQNTAVTLKTLEQATAALGKRLRIIIEDPVKT
- a CDS encoding type II toxin-antitoxin system RelE/ParE family toxin, with the translated sequence METPKPLQVKFFRQDSGREPVREWLKDLPQEERKIIGEDIKTVQWGWPLGMPLVRPLGEGLFEVRSRLANRIARVLFCTHGPQIILLHGFIKKTQQTPDDDMKLARKRKAEIDGNS